A single Ciona intestinalis chromosome 14, KH, whole genome shotgun sequence DNA region contains:
- the LOC100181965 gene encoding uncharacterized protein LOC100181965 isoform X2, translating to MNSKGENYIDSTILETFHDECFQKAMQQYEEHDVFEPDESEKQCQILKTRLNGCYLIIQQNNEARKVREQNIIMDKVGVAGNVYFEEMEKVADGQHLEDAITAKAEAERKANEAFKTSTSDCNQDLVKKCENKLHEAIQLKHREFERINANRLEICVELKRTINEYLAQFEKVENKYVEDEYLHQIHESSKQQALQTYANNENSVSPEARESFSENMDKLKNEMEQIFIFKTDMNKNNKEKVERIIQLFYAEVSVEYLETMKEVAKYGEPMLIKVHEIYKKYISEKVKQEIPISTLRESTKEECDQMLDELREKVEAHWTTWLIYVAVGATVLAAAGTLLACIGFAAAGVVAAEGTAVGGAISAALGGTALALNTSATIMLNIERFFSRKMGKNIKDSPSFTTLQEVRPFFIN from the exons ATGAATTCCAAG GGGGAAAATTACATTGACTCAACGATATTGGAAACGTTCCACGACGAATGTTTCCAGAAAGCAATGCAGCAATACGAAGAACATGATGTGTTTGAACCAGATGAGAGTGAGAAACAATGTCAAATACTAAAGACACGATTGAATGGTTGTTATTTGATTATACAACAGAATAACGAAGCGCGTAag GTACGGgaacaaaacataataatggATAAAGTTGGTGTTGCTGGGAATGTTTATTTCGAGGAAATGGAAAAG gTTGCAGACGGACAACATTTGGAAGATGCTATTACAGCAAAGGCCGAAGCTGAAAGAAAAGCAAACGAAGCGTTTAAAACATCTACCAGTGACTGTAACCAAGACTTAGTAAAGAAGTGTGAGAACAAACTGCACGAAGCTATTCAATTAAAACACAGGGAGTTTGAAAGAATCAATGCAAACCGATTg GAAATATGTGTAGAACTTAAACGaacaataaatgaatatttggCACAATTTGAA AAAGTGGAGAATAAATATGTAGAAGATGAATATCTTCACCAAATTCATGAAAGTTCCAAGCAACAAGCATTGCAAACCTATGCTAATAATGAAAATAGTGTTTCACCTGAAGCTCGCGAAAGTTTTTCGGAAAACATggataaacttaaaaatgaaatggaacaaatttttatttttaaaacagatatgAACAAGAACAACAAG gaaaaaGTGGAGCGAATTATTCAATTGTTCTATGCAGAAGTTTCAGTTGAATACTTGGAAACAATGAAAGAG gTAGCAAAGTATGGAGAGCCAATGTTAATCAAAGTGCATGAGATATACAAAAAGTATATCAGCGAAAAAGTGAAACAAGAAATTCCCATCTCAACCCTTCGAGAATCTACAAAAGAAGAGTGTGATCAGATGCTTGATGAACTAAGAGAGAAGGTTGAAGCACATTGGACAACTTGGTTGATTTACGTTGCTGTTGGAGCTACAGTACTTGCAGCTGCTGGTACTTTACTTGCATGTATAGGTTTTGCGGCAGCTGGAGTTGTTGCA GCTGAGGGTACTGCTGTTGGTGGTGCTATTAGTGCTGCTCTTGGTGGTACTGCTCTTGCACTTAACACATCTGCTACAATAATGCTTAATATAGAAAGATTTTTTTCTCGGAAGATGGGCAAGAATATTAAAGATTCCCCATCTTTCACAACCTTGCAGGAGGTCCgacctttttttataaactaa
- the LOC100181965 gene encoding uncharacterized protein LOC100181965 isoform X1, with product MNSKGENYIDSTILETFHDECFQKAMQQYEEHDVFEPDESEKQCQILKTRLNGCYLIIQQNNEARKVREQNIIMDKVGVAGNVYFEEMEKVADGQHLEDAITAKAEAERKANEAFKTSTSDCNQDLVKKCENKLHEAIQLKHREFERINANRLEICVELKRTINEYLAQFEKVENKYVEDEYLHQIHESSKQQALQTYANNENSVSPEARESFSENMDKLKNEMEQIFIFKTDMNKNNKEKVERIIQLFYAEVSVEYLETMKEVAKYGEPMLIKVHEIYKKYISEKVKQEIPISTLRESTKEECDQMLDELREKVEAHWTTWLIYVAVGATVLAAAGTLLACIGFAAAGVVATQGAATTAVAAAEGTAVGGAISAALGGTALALNTSATIMLNIERFFSRKMGKNIKDSPSFTTLQEVRPFFIN from the exons ATGAATTCCAAG GGGGAAAATTACATTGACTCAACGATATTGGAAACGTTCCACGACGAATGTTTCCAGAAAGCAATGCAGCAATACGAAGAACATGATGTGTTTGAACCAGATGAGAGTGAGAAACAATGTCAAATACTAAAGACACGATTGAATGGTTGTTATTTGATTATACAACAGAATAACGAAGCGCGTAag GTACGGgaacaaaacataataatggATAAAGTTGGTGTTGCTGGGAATGTTTATTTCGAGGAAATGGAAAAG gTTGCAGACGGACAACATTTGGAAGATGCTATTACAGCAAAGGCCGAAGCTGAAAGAAAAGCAAACGAAGCGTTTAAAACATCTACCAGTGACTGTAACCAAGACTTAGTAAAGAAGTGTGAGAACAAACTGCACGAAGCTATTCAATTAAAACACAGGGAGTTTGAAAGAATCAATGCAAACCGATTg GAAATATGTGTAGAACTTAAACGaacaataaatgaatatttggCACAATTTGAA AAAGTGGAGAATAAATATGTAGAAGATGAATATCTTCACCAAATTCATGAAAGTTCCAAGCAACAAGCATTGCAAACCTATGCTAATAATGAAAATAGTGTTTCACCTGAAGCTCGCGAAAGTTTTTCGGAAAACATggataaacttaaaaatgaaatggaacaaatttttatttttaaaacagatatgAACAAGAACAACAAG gaaaaaGTGGAGCGAATTATTCAATTGTTCTATGCAGAAGTTTCAGTTGAATACTTGGAAACAATGAAAGAG gTAGCAAAGTATGGAGAGCCAATGTTAATCAAAGTGCATGAGATATACAAAAAGTATATCAGCGAAAAAGTGAAACAAGAAATTCCCATCTCAACCCTTCGAGAATCTACAAAAGAAGAGTGTGATCAGATGCTTGATGAACTAAGAGAGAAGGTTGAAGCACATTGGACAACTTGGTTGATTTACGTTGCTGTTGGAGCTACAGTACTTGCAGCTGCTGGTACTTTACTTGCATGTATAGGTTTTGCGGCAGCTGGAGTTGTTGCAACTCAAGGTGCTGCAACCACTGCTGTTGCCGCTGCTGAGGGTACTGCTGTTGGTGGTGCTATTAGTGCTGCTCTTGGTGGTACTGCTCTTGCACTTAACACATCTGCTACAATAATGCTTAATATAGAAAGATTTTTTTCTCGGAAGATGGGCAAGAATATTAAAGATTCCCCATCTTTCACAACCTTGCAGGAGGTCCgacctttttttataaactaa
- the LOC100185519 gene encoding LOW QUALITY PROTEIN: 1,4-alpha-glucan-branching enzyme-like (The sequence of the model RefSeq protein was modified relative to this genomic sequence to represent the inferred CDS: deleted 2 bases in 1 codon), producing the protein MECSSYNNQIMQQCGVPAIENLFRSYPQLRIYEDDIRARYGMFEKTKMSIEREEGLERFTQGHKEFGVMMTEDGGVRCMEWIPNAKAVYLKGEFNNWNLIQYREIGFDKWELFIPPNRDGSCAIRHCSELKIVIETKDNQRIERISPWAKYVVQREGNQGFKWRFWNPPSSQRVQFTHTRPNKPDRLRIYEAHIGIASDRCEVSTYRHFTSNILPRIRDQGYNSLLLMAVIEHSYYPSWGYQVTNYFATSSRYGTPEEFKELVQTAHGMGIYVMVDVMHGEASKNVLDGLNIFDGTEACFFEEGAKVLNEHDTRIFDYKKWETLRFLMSQLRYYVNEYHVDGFRFNGLSSMIFHDSSKHAVQQFSFRDNQDSQYFGKQMKTDGLAYIMLMNDMLHRFYPNVITITEDVPGMPALCRPVSEGGLGFDYRLCKDAANVWEKLLNDTRDEDWNMHFIRQMIRENRVEEKRIMFTEHHEQNEVGRMTMSRKLIGDSSMSESQQLTPCLDRGLSLYKMTRLFTHAFAGQGFLNFIGNEFGHPDWVELPSPSNNDSYQLARRQFHLADNQQLRYKFLNRFDRAMNKTEVRYGWLKSNQAVVTRAQESDKVFVFERAGLIFAFNFHPTKSYPDYRIPVDNSEVTKLYWILMIVASVVTAETKPMLNSTPRLVTATTSLIQ; encoded by the exons ATGGAATGCTCAAGCTATAACAACCAAATTATGCAGCAGTGCGGAGTTCCCGCTATTGAGAATCTCTTCCGTAGCTATCCTCAGCTTCGAATTTACGAAGACGACATTCGGGCAAG ATATGGTATGTTTGAGAAGACTAAGATGTCGATCGAAAGAGAGGAAGGTTTGGAGCGATTTACTCAGGGACACAAGGAGTTCGGGGTGATGATGACAGAGGACGGAGGAGTAAGATGCATGGAATGGATTCCAAACGCGAAAGCTGTTTATTTGAAAGGAGAATTCA ATAACTGGAATCTTATTCAATATCGGGAGATCGGGTTCGATAAATGGGAACTCTTTATTCCTCCAAATCGAGACGGATCATGTGCTATTCGTCACTGCAGTGAGCTTAAG ATCGTTATTGAAACGAAAGACAACCAAAGAATCGAACGAATTTCTCCATGGGCCAAGTATGTTGTTCAACGTGAGGGCAACCAAGGATTCAAATGGAGGTTCTGGAATCCTCCTTCGTCACAACGAGTACAG TTCACTCATACACGACCAAACAAACCGGATCGTCTTCGTATCTACGAAGCACACATTGGAATCGCATCCGATCGTTGTGAAGTTTCCACTTACCGTCACTTTACATCAAACATCCTCCCTCGCATCCGGGATCAGGGATACAACTCGCTTCTTCTCATGGCTGTGATCGAACATTCTTACTACCCAAGTTGGGGATACCAAGTTACCAACTACTTTGCCACCTCCAG TCGGTACGGAACGCCTGAAGAATTCAAAGAGCTTGTACAGACTGCTCATGGAATGGGTATTTATGTGATGGTTGACGTTATGCACGGAGAGGCATCTAAGAACGTTCTGGATGGATTGAACATATTTGACGGGACGGAGGCTTGCTTCTTTGAAGAAGGAGCTAAGGTTTTA AACGAACATGATACCAGGATTTTCGATTACAAAAA ATGGGAAACTCTTCGATTTCTTATGTCTCAATTGCGGTATTACGTCAACGAGTATCACGTTGATGGCTTCAGATTCAACGGATTGTCATCAATGATCTTCCATGACTCGTCCAAACATG cAGTTCAACAATTTTCTTTCCGAGATAATCAAGACTCACAATACTTCGGCAAGCAAATGAAAACTGACGGATTGGCTTACATCATGTTGATGAACGATATGCTTCACAGATTCTACCCGAACGTGATCACCATTACTGAG GATGTACCAGGTATGCCAGCCCTTTGCAGACCCGTGAGCGAAGGAGGACTTGGATTCGACTACAGACTTTGTAAAGATGCTGCAAATGTCTGGGAGAAG TTATTGAATGATACGCGAGACGAAGATTGGAATATGCATTTCATCAGGCAGATGATCAGAGAAAACCGAGTCGAAGAAAAACGAATCATGTTTACAGAACATCACGAACAG AACGAAGTTGGTCGAATGACAATGAGTCGTAAATTGATCGGAGATTCGTCAATGTCGGAATCACAACAGTTGACTCCATGTTTAGATCGTGGGTTGAGTCTGTACAAGATGACTCGGTTATTTACCCACGCGTTTGCTGGACAAGGATTTCTTAACTTCATTG GGAATGAGTTTGGACATCCTGACTGGGTTGAGCTTCCTTCCCCTTCAAATAATGACAGCTACCAACTCGCTCGAAGACAGTTCCATCTAGCTGACAACCAACAACTCAGATACAAATTTCTAAACCGATTCGACCGAGCTATGAACAAGACAGAAGTGCGATACGGATGGTTGAAATCAAATcaa GCTGTAGTGACTCGAGCACAGGAAAGCGACAAGGTGTTCGTGTTCGAACGTGCTGGACTTATTTTCGCCTTTAACTTTCACCCAACGAAGAGTTATCCAGATTACAGAATCCCAGTTGACAATTCGGAAG TTACAAAATTGTATTGGATACTGATGATCGTTGCTTCGGTGGTCACAGCAGAAACCAAGCCAATGTTGAATTCCACGCCAAGACTGGTCACTGCGACAACTTCCCTAATTCAATGA